Proteins from a single region of Oncorhynchus keta strain PuntledgeMale-10-30-2019 chromosome 20, Oket_V2, whole genome shotgun sequence:
- the LOC127909816 gene encoding mucin-5AC-like — translation AATTTTAAPTTTGAPTTTTTGAPTTTTAATTTPTTTTVAPTTTTSAVPTTTAATTTTAAPTTTAAPTTTGAPTTTTAAPTTTTVAPTTTTSAVPTTTAATTTTAAPTTTGAPTTTTAAPTTTTAAPTTTTVPTTTTAAPTTTTAAPSTTTVAPKTATTAATTTTEATTTTTPPTTATTDAPTTTTPTTTATTEAPTTTTTTTAASATTGAPTTTTAAPTTTTAAPTTTTVAPTTTTSAAPTTTAATTTTAATTTTGAPTTTTAAPTTTTAAPTTTTVAPTTTTSTVPTTTAATTTTAAPTTTAAPTTTTAAPPTTTPTTTTAAPTTTTVAPTTTTSAVPTTTAATTTTAAPTTTAAPTTTGAPTTTTAAPTTTTVAPTTTTSAVPTTTAATTTTAAPTTTGAPTTTTAAPTTTTAAPTTTTVAPTTTTSAVPTTTAAPATTTAAPTTTTVAPTTTTSAVPTTTAAT, via the exons gcagctactacgacaactgcagcacctacgacaactggagcacctactacgaca acaactggagcacctactacgacaactgcagcaactactacg cctactacgacaactgtagctcccacaacaactacttctgcagttcctacgacaactgcagctactacgacaactgcagcacctacgacaactgcagcacctacgacaactggagcacctactacgaccactgcagcgcctactacgacaactgtagctcccacaacaactacttctgcagttcctacgacaactgcagctactacgacaactgcagcacctacaacaactggagcacctactacgacaactgcagcacctactacgaccactgcagcgcctactacgacaactgta cctactacgacaactgcagcacctactacgaccactgcagcgcctagtacgacaactgtagctcctaaaACAGCTACAACTGCAGCAACTACTACAACTGAAGCTACGACAACAACAACACCTCCCACTACAGCTACAACTGACGCTCCGACAACAACCACACCTACTACGACAGCTACAACTGAAGCTCCTACGACCACTACAACGACAACTGCAGCCTCTgcgacaactggagcacctactacgacaactgcagcacctactacgaccactgcagcgcctactacgacaactgtagctcccacaacaactacttctgcagcgcctacgacaactgcagctactacgacaactgcagcaactacgacaactggagcacctactacgacaactgcagcacctactacgaccactgcagcgcctactacgacaactgtagctcccacaacaactacttctacagttcctacgacaactgcagctactacgacaactgcagcacctacgacaactgcagcacctactacgaccactgcagcgcctcCTACGACAA cacctactacgaccactgcagcgcctactacgacaactgtagctcccacaacaactacttctgcagttcctacgacaactgcagctactacgacaactgcagcacctacgacaactgcagcacctacgacaactggagcacctactacgaccactgcagcgcctactacgacaactgtagctcccacaacaactacttctgcagttcctacgacaactgcagctactacgacaactgcagcacctacaacaactggagcacctactacgacaactgcagcacctactacgaccactgcagcgcctactacgacaactgtagctcccacaacaactacttctgcagttcctacgacaactgcagcacctgctacgaccactgcagcgcctactacgacaactgtagctcccacaacaactacttctgcagttcctacgacaactgcagctact
- the LOC118371904 gene encoding mucin-5AC-like, with protein MTTGATITTTAAPTTTTAAPTTTTVAPTTTSAVPTTTAATTTTAAPTTTAAPTTTTAAPSTTTVAPKTATTAATTTTEATTTTTPSTTATTDAPTTTTPTTTATTEAPTTTTTTTAASATTGAPTTTTAAPTTTTAAPTTTTVAPTTTTSAVPTTTAATTTTAAPTTTAAPTTTGAPTTTSAAPTTTGAPTTTTAAPTTTTAAPTTTTVAPTTTTSTVPTTTAATTTTAATTTTGAPTTTTAAPTTTTAAPTTTTVAPTTTTSVVPTTTGAPTTTTAAPTTTTVAPTTTTSAVPTTTAAPTTTAAPTTTAAPTTTGAPTTTTAAPTSTTSYNNDHNCCSNNDYNCSTYKYNHNCTSNFYFNFYGFRDINNQLHEILSKPDGKPFVFPNANFTSPNNHGCPNNYQYLTTSNPFADHYFQYHK; from the exons atgACAACTGGAGCAACTattacgacaactgcagcacctactacgaccactgcagcgcctactacgacaactgtagctcccacaactacttctgcagttcctacgacaactgcagctactacgacaactgcagcacctacgacaactgcagcacctactacgacaactgcagcacctagtacgacaactgtagctcctaaaACAGCTACAACTGCAGCAACTACTACAACTGAAGCTACGACAACAACCACACCTTCCACTACAGCTACAACTGACGCTCCGACAACAACCACACCTACTACGACAGCTACAACTGAAGCTCCTACGACCACTACAACGACAACTGCAGCTTCTgcgacaactggagcacctactacgacaactgcagcacctactacgaccactgcagcgcctactacgacaactgtagctcccacaacaactacttctgcagttcctacgacaactgcagctactacgacaactgcagcacctacgacaactgcagcacctacgacaactggagcacctactacgacatctgcagcacctacgacaactggagcacctactacgacaactgcagcacctactacgaccactgcagcgcctactacgacaactgtagctcccacaacaactacttctacagttcctacgacaactgcagctactacgacaactgcagcaactacgacaactggagcacctactacgacaactgcagcacctactacgaccactgcagcgcctactacgacaactgtagctcccacaacaactacttctgtagttcctacgacaactggagcacctactacgaccactgcagcgcctactacgacaactgtagctcccacaacaactacttctgcagtgcctacgacaactgcagcacctacgacaactgcagcacctacgacaactgcagcacctacgacaactggagcacctactacgacaactgcagcacctacttcgaccac GTCCTACAACAACGACCACAACTGTTGCTCCAACAATGactacaactgcagcacctacaaGTACAACCACAATTGTACTTCCAACTTTTACTTCAACTTCTATGGCTTCAGGGACATCAACAACCAG CTCCATGAAATTCTTAGTAAACCAGATGGCAAACCATTTGTCTTTCCCAATGCCAACTTCAC GTCTCCTAACAACCACGGTTGCCCCAACAACTACCAGTACCTCACCACTTCCAACCCTTTTGCTGACCACTACTTTCAATACCACAAGTAA